In the genome of Streptococcus oralis, one region contains:
- a CDS encoding AbrB/MazE/SpoVT family DNA-binding domain-containing protein, translating to MKAPKGKYAWTATVGEKGQIVIPKQARDVFNIKPGDTILLLGDEKRGIAIPPKGAFAHLMEIAFEEKEDE from the coding sequence GTGAAAGCACCAAAAGGTAAATATGCTTGGACGGCTACAGTTGGAGAAAAAGGTCAAATAGTAATACCAAAACAGGCGCGCGATGTCTTTAATATCAAACCTGGCGATACGATTCTGCTTCTTGGTGATGAAAAGCGTGGAATTGCCATACCGCCGAAGGGAGCCTTTGCACACTTGATGGAAATTGCTTTTGAAGAGAAGGAGGATGAATAA
- a CDS encoding ABC transporter ATP-binding protein encodes MKYVLEVNDITKKYSAFELKPISFHIKSGEVMGFIGRNGAGKTTAIKSILNLVHPDAGNVRILGMDYLDNEDEIKQRIGYAVGGTNYYKRKKLKDIVAITRIFYDNWDDESYRHYLDAFKLDENKKIMELSEGMKVKFYLTLALSHHAKLLILDEPTSGLDPVSRDEMNEIFRKLAEKGVAILFSTHITSDLEKCADTITYIKNGELLLSERKEDFISHYTKEIGQKSTLEDIMVHIEREEVNL; translated from the coding sequence ATGAAGTATGTTTTAGAGGTAAATGATATTACAAAAAAATATTCAGCATTTGAATTGAAACCTATAAGTTTTCATATTAAATCAGGTGAGGTTATGGGATTTATCGGTAGGAATGGAGCAGGTAAGACTACAGCGATTAAATCCATTCTAAATCTTGTTCATCCAGATGCAGGGAATGTCCGTATTCTTGGAATGGATTATCTGGATAATGAAGATGAAATCAAACAACGAATTGGTTATGCAGTGGGAGGAACCAATTATTATAAAAGAAAAAAATTAAAGGATATTGTCGCCATTACTCGTATTTTTTATGATAACTGGGATGATGAATCGTATCGTCATTATCTTGATGCATTTAAGCTTGATGAAAATAAGAAAATTATGGAACTGTCTGAGGGGATGAAAGTAAAATTTTATCTTACTTTAGCTCTTTCTCATCATGCTAAGCTTTTGATTTTAGATGAGCCAACTAGTGGACTTGATCCAGTATCTAGAGATGAGATGAATGAAATCTTTCGAAAACTAGCAGAAAAAGGGGTAGCAATCTTGTTTTCTACTCATATTACTAGTGATTTAGAGAAGTGTGCAGATACTATTACTTATATAAAAAATGGTGAATTGCTTTTATCTGAGAGAAAAGAGGATTTTATCAGTCATTACACGAAAGAAATAGGGCAGAAATCCACACTTGAAGATATTATGGTGCATATTGAAAGGGAAGAGGTGAATTTGTGA
- a CDS encoding ABC-2 transporter permease, with translation MRKLLYKEMKLTANPLSYWFITFSAITMIPRYPILVGSFFICLGIFYTYQQVRECDDITYTVMLPVRKQDVVTSKYLFVLFIECIAFILCLFLTIIRMRLLGDVTPYVTNPLMNANAAYLGYIMLVFATFNSVFLEGFFKTAYKIGKPFILFCAVATVIIFMGEILHHIPGLESLNDSSNLNVPQIVILLFGVAIFNLCTWFSYQKAIKDFERIDL, from the coding sequence ATGAGAAAACTTCTCTATAAAGAAATGAAACTAACAGCAAATCCTTTGAGCTATTGGTTTATAACTTTTTCAGCTATTACGATGATTCCAAGGTATCCTATTCTTGTCGGTTCCTTTTTTATCTGTCTTGGTATTTTTTATACTTATCAACAAGTTCGAGAATGTGATGACATCACCTACACGGTCATGTTGCCAGTTAGAAAACAAGATGTGGTTACGTCTAAATATTTATTTGTTTTATTTATCGAGTGCATAGCTTTCATATTATGTCTTTTTCTGACGATTATTCGGATGAGACTCTTAGGAGATGTCACACCGTATGTGACAAATCCGTTGATGAATGCAAATGCTGCATATCTTGGCTATATAATGCTTGTATTTGCAACCTTTAACAGTGTTTTTCTCGAAGGCTTTTTTAAAACAGCTTATAAGATTGGGAAGCCTTTTATCCTATTCTGCGCAGTCGCAACTGTCATAATATTCATGGGAGAAATATTACACCATATTCCTGGATTAGAAAGTTTGAATGATTCTTCAAATTTGAACGTACCACAGATAGTAATATTACTTTTTGGTGTTGCCATATTTAACTTATGCACCTGGTTTTCTTATCAGAAAGCTATAAAAGACTTCGAAAGAATTGATTTATAA
- a CDS encoding amino acid ABC transporter permease, whose protein sequence is MESILEVLTPDNLAFIFKGFGLTLYISLIAIVLSTLIGTVLAVMRNGKNPVLRIISSIYIEFVRNVPNLLWIFTIFLVFKMKSTPAGITAFTLFTSAALAEIIRGGLNAVDKGQYEAGMSQGFTSAQILYYIILPQAIRKMLPAIISQFVTVIKDTSLLYSVIALQELFGASQILMGRYFEPEQVFSLYILIALIYFSFNLSISSLSRMLAKRWQQAAE, encoded by the coding sequence ATGGAATCTATTTTAGAAGTTTTAACCCCAGATAACCTAGCCTTTATCTTTAAAGGATTTGGCTTGACCCTCTACATTTCTCTGATTGCTATCGTCCTCTCGACCCTTATCGGAACAGTGCTAGCCGTCATGAGAAATGGGAAAAATCCTGTCTTACGGATCATCTCCAGCATTTATATCGAGTTTGTACGTAACGTTCCCAACCTCCTCTGGATTTTCACCATCTTTTTGGTGTTTAAGATGAAGTCCACACCAGCTGGTATTACTGCCTTTACCCTATTTACCTCAGCAGCCCTGGCTGAGATTATCCGAGGTGGCCTCAATGCCGTGGACAAGGGCCAGTACGAAGCAGGAATGTCGCAAGGATTCACCTCAGCGCAAATCCTCTACTACATCATTCTCCCACAAGCGATCCGTAAAATGCTGCCAGCTATCATTTCTCAGTTTGTAACTGTGATTAAGGATACCAGTCTTCTCTACTCTGTTATCGCCCTACAAGAACTCTTTGGCGCCAGCCAAATTCTCATGGGACGCTATTTCGAACCAGAGCAGGTCTTTAGCCTTTACATCCTGATTGCCCTCATATACTTCAGCTTTAACCTATCAATCTCTAGCCTATCTCGCATGCTAGCCAAACGTTGGCAACAAGCAGCAGAATAA
- a CDS encoding amino acid ABC transporter permease, which translates to MTDLSSWTAYFQDFGQFFNGFLFTLALAVGSFILAMVLGIFFGAMSTSKRPFLRVLARIFVEFYQNTPLLVQFVIVFYGLPLISEHTIMIPIYWTAVLCVGLYHGAYIAEVIRSGIQSIPSGQMEAALSQGFTYISAMRLIILPQAFRIILPPLTNQIVNLIKNTSTVAIISGVDLMFVTKSWSALNGNYIPAFLGAALLYFALCFPVAQFGRKMEQANKKAYSL; encoded by the coding sequence ATGACAGATTTATCATCTTGGACAGCCTATTTTCAGGATTTTGGACAATTTTTCAATGGTTTCCTCTTCACCCTTGCCCTAGCGGTTGGATCCTTTATCCTCGCCATGGTTTTGGGCATCTTCTTTGGGGCCATGTCAACTAGTAAACGCCCATTCTTGCGCGTTTTGGCTCGTATCTTTGTCGAATTTTATCAAAACACTCCCCTCTTGGTGCAGTTTGTCATCGTCTTTTATGGTTTGCCTCTTATCAGTGAACACACCATCATGATTCCGATTTATTGGACTGCTGTTCTCTGCGTGGGACTCTATCACGGCGCTTATATCGCTGAGGTTATTCGTTCAGGGATTCAGTCTATTCCTAGCGGTCAGATGGAGGCCGCCTTGTCACAAGGTTTTACCTATATCAGTGCCATGCGCTTGATTATCTTGCCTCAGGCCTTCCGTATCATCCTTCCTCCTTTGACCAACCAAATCGTTAACCTCATCAAGAATACCTCTACCGTAGCTATCATCTCTGGAGTAGACTTGATGTTTGTGACCAAGTCTTGGTCAGCTCTCAACGGAAACTACATCCCAGCCTTTCTAGGCGCTGCTCTTCTCTACTTTGCCCTTTGCTTCCCTGTCGCACAGTTTGGTCGCAAGATGGAGCAAGCCAACAAAAAAGCCTATTCACTTTAG
- a CDS encoding transporter substrate-binding domain-containing protein produces MKKKFFLSALLISLFSLAAAKPVQADTSVADIQKRGELVVGVKQDVPNFGYKDPKTGTYSGIETDLAKMIADELKVKVRYVPVTAQTRGPLLDNEQVDLDIATFTITEERKKLYNFTSPYYTDASGFLVNKSANIKSIEDLNGKTIGVAQGSITQRLITELGKKKGLTFKFVELGSYPELITSLHAHRIDAFSVDRSILSGYTSKRTELLDDSFKPSDYGIVTKKSNTELNDYLDSLVTKWTKDGSLQKLYDRYKLKPSSHTAD; encoded by the coding sequence ATGAAAAAGAAATTCTTTTTATCCGCATTATTGATTAGCCTTTTCAGCCTTGCTGCTGCCAAACCAGTCCAAGCCGATACCAGCGTCGCAGACATTCAAAAAAGAGGCGAACTAGTTGTCGGTGTCAAACAAGACGTTCCCAATTTTGGCTACAAGGACCCCAAGACAGGGACCTATTCTGGTATCGAAACCGACTTGGCCAAGATGATTGCGGATGAGCTCAAGGTCAAGGTTCGCTACGTGCCTGTTACCGCTCAAACCCGTGGCCCACTTCTTGACAATGAACAGGTCGATTTGGATATCGCGACCTTTACCATCACAGAAGAACGTAAAAAACTCTACAACTTCACCAGTCCCTACTATACGGATGCTTCTGGTTTTTTGGTCAATAAATCTGCCAATATCAAAAGCATTGAGGACCTAAACGGTAAAACTATTGGGGTTGCCCAAGGATCCATCACCCAACGCTTGATTACTGAACTGGGTAAAAAGAAAGGTCTAACCTTTAAATTTGTAGAACTTGGTTCCTACCCAGAATTGATTACTTCGCTTCATGCCCATCGTATTGACGCATTCTCTGTGGACCGCTCTATCCTGTCTGGCTACACCAGTAAACGAACAGAACTACTAGATGATAGTTTTAAACCATCTGACTACGGTATTGTTACCAAGAAATCAAACACCGAGCTCAACGATTATCTTGATAGCTTGGTCACTAAATGGACCAAGGACGGTAGTTTGCAGAAACTTTATGACCGTTACAAGCTCAAACCATCTAGCCATACTGCAGATTAA
- a CDS encoding amino acid ABC transporter ATP-binding protein, producing MALVEFKHVEKYYGDYHALRDINLRFEKGQVVVLLGPSGSGKSTLIRTINGLEAVDKGSLLVNGHQVAGASQKDLVPLRKEVGMVFQHFNLYPHKKVLENVTLAPVKVLGIDKKEAEKTAQKYLEFVNMWDKKDSYPAMLSGGQKQRIAIARGLAMHPELLLFDEPTSALDPETIGDVLAVMQKLAHDGMNMIIVTHEMGFAREVADRIIFMADGEVLVDTTDVDDFFDNPSEPRAQQFLSKIINHESDKVK from the coding sequence ATGGCTTTAGTAGAATTTAAACACGTCGAAAAATATTACGGAGACTACCACGCACTCCGCGACATCAATCTCCGTTTTGAAAAAGGACAAGTTGTTGTCCTGCTTGGACCTTCTGGTTCTGGAAAGTCCACTCTTATCCGTACCATCAATGGTTTAGAGGCTGTTGACAAAGGAAGTCTCCTAGTCAATGGACACCAAGTAGCAGGTGCCAGTCAGAAAGATTTAGTTCCTCTTCGTAAGGAAGTAGGTATGGTTTTCCAGCATTTTAACCTTTATCCACACAAAAAAGTGTTAGAAAATGTAACACTTGCACCCGTAAAAGTTCTAGGAATTGATAAAAAAGAAGCTGAAAAAACAGCCCAAAAATATCTGGAATTTGTAAATATGTGGGACAAGAAAGATTCCTATCCAGCTATGCTATCTGGTGGTCAAAAACAGCGAATCGCCATCGCGCGCGGCCTCGCCATGCATCCGGAGCTCCTCCTCTTTGATGAGCCAACATCTGCTCTTGATCCTGAGACTATCGGAGATGTTCTAGCAGTTATGCAAAAACTGGCGCATGACGGGATGAATATGATCATCGTTACCCACGAAATGGGCTTCGCCCGAGAGGTTGCGGACCGCATTATCTTTATGGCTGACGGGGAAGTTTTAGTAGATACGACAGATGTCGATGACTTTTTCGACAATCCAAGCGAACCCCGTGCCCAACAATTCCTCAGCAAAATCATCAACCACGAAAGTGACAAAGTCAAATAA
- the recJ gene encoding single-stranded-DNA-specific exonuclease RecJ: protein MITPTYEWQFAPQVEDADFTKIAKKAGLGPEVARLLFERGIQDEESLKKFLEPSLEDLHDPYLLHDMDKAVERIRQAIEEGEDILIYGDYDADGMTSASIVKESLEQLGAECRVYLPNRFTDGYGPNASVYKYFIEQEGISLIVTVDNGVAGHEAIELAQSMGVDVIVTDHHSMPETLPDAYAIVHPEHPDADYPFKYLAGCGVAFKLACALLEEVQVELLDLVAIGTIADMVSLTDENRIMVQYGLEMLGHTQRIGLQEMLDVPGIAANEVTEETVGFQLAPRLNALGRLDDPNPAIDLLTGFDDEEAHEIALMIHQKNEERKEIVQSIYEEAKTMVDPEKEVQVLAKEGWNPGVLGIVAGRLLEELGQTVIVLNIEDGRAKGSARSVEAVDIFEALDPHRDLFIAFGGHAGAAGMTLEVEKLSDLSQVLEDYIREKGADAAGKNKLNLDEELDLETLSLETVKSFERLAPFGMDNQKPVFYIKDFRVESARTMGAGNAHLKLKITKGEASFEVVAFGQGRWATEFAQTKNLELAVTLSVNQWNGQTALQLMMVDARVEGVQLFNIRGKNAALPEGVPVLDFAGELPDLATSEAVVVKNIPEDITLLKTVFQEQNFSAVYFKNDIDKAYYLTGYGTREQFTKLYKTIYQFPEFDIRYKLKDLAAYLNIQQILLVKMIQVFEELGFVTIKDGVMTVNKEAPKREISESQIYQNLKQIVKNQEMMALGTVQEMYDFLMEEN from the coding sequence TTGATAACTCCTACTTATGAATGGCAGTTTGCCCCGCAGGTTGAAGATGCGGATTTTACAAAGATAGCCAAGAAGGCTGGACTGGGTCCTGAGGTGGCTCGATTATTATTTGAGAGAGGGATTCAGGATGAAGAAAGTCTAAAGAAGTTTTTAGAACCTTCCTTGGAGGACTTGCATGATCCCTACCTGCTCCATGATATGGATAAGGCAGTGGAACGGATTCGTCAGGCCATTGAAGAAGGGGAAGACATTCTCATCTATGGAGACTACGATGCGGATGGTATGACTTCAGCGTCGATTGTTAAGGAAAGTTTGGAACAGCTTGGCGCGGAATGCCGTGTTTATTTGCCAAATCGTTTTACCGATGGCTATGGACCAAATGCCAGTGTCTATAAATACTTTATCGAGCAAGAAGGGATTTCCTTGATTGTGACAGTGGATAATGGAGTTGCTGGCCATGAAGCCATTGAATTGGCCCAGTCTATGGGAGTGGATGTCATTGTGACCGACCACCATTCCATGCCTGAAACCCTTCCTGATGCCTATGCTATTGTTCACCCTGAGCATCCGGATGCGGACTATCCTTTCAAATATCTAGCTGGTTGTGGAGTGGCTTTCAAGCTGGCTTGTGCCCTTTTAGAAGAAGTGCAAGTGGAATTGCTTGATTTGGTCGCTATCGGTACTATTGCAGATATGGTGAGCTTGACAGATGAAAACCGTATCATGGTTCAATATGGTCTGGAAATGTTGGGACATACTCAGCGTATTGGTCTACAAGAAATGCTGGACGTGCCTGGGATTGCTGCTAATGAAGTCACAGAAGAAACGGTTGGCTTTCAGCTTGCCCCTCGTTTAAATGCCTTGGGGCGCTTGGATGATCCCAACCCTGCCATTGATTTGCTGACTGGATTTGACGACGAGGAAGCTCATGAGATTGCCCTCATGATTCACCAGAAAAACGAAGAGCGCAAGGAAATCGTTCAGTCAATCTATGAAGAAGCTAAGACCATGGTGGATCCTGAGAAGGAGGTTCAGGTTTTGGCCAAGGAAGGCTGGAATCCTGGAGTTCTAGGTATCGTGGCTGGTCGTTTGCTGGAAGAATTGGGGCAGACTGTTATCGTTCTTAATATAGAAGATGGTCGTGCCAAGGGCAGTGCACGCAGTGTGGAAGCGGTCGATATTTTTGAAGCTCTGGATCCCCATCGAGACCTCTTCATCGCATTTGGTGGCCATGCTGGCGCAGCAGGAATGACACTGGAGGTTGAGAAACTTTCAGATTTATCTCAGGTCTTGGAAGACTATATCCGTGAAAAAGGCGCAGATGCTGCTGGCAAGAACAAGTTAAATCTAGATGAAGAGTTGGATTTGGAGACTCTTAGTTTAGAAACGGTTAAAAGCTTTGAACGCTTGGCACCTTTTGGAATGGACAATCAGAAACCTGTCTTTTATATCAAGGATTTTCGTGTCGAAAGTGCTCGTACCATGGGAGCGGGCAATGCCCACCTCAAACTAAAGATCACCAAGGGTGAGGCGAGTTTTGAAGTGGTGGCCTTTGGACAAGGTAGATGGGCAACAGAGTTTGCTCAAACAAAAAACCTAGAATTAGCAGTCACCCTGTCTGTCAATCAATGGAATGGTCAAACTGCCCTCCAGTTGATGATGGTGGATGCGCGTGTGGAAGGCGTTCAACTCTTTAATATTCGTGGGAAGAACGCAGCCTTGCCAGAAGGGGTTCCAGTCTTGGATTTTGCTGGAGAATTGCCAGATCTAGCGACCAGTGAAGCTGTGGTTGTGAAAAACATTCCTGAGGACATTACCCTGCTTAAGACCGTTTTTCAGGAACAAAATTTCTCTGCGGTCTATTTCAAAAATGACATTGACAAGGCCTATTATCTAACAGGTTATGGGACTAGAGAGCAGTTTACTAAATTGTACAAGACCATTTACCAGTTTCCGGAATTTGATATTCGATACAAGTTGAAAGATTTGGCGGCTTATCTCAATATCCAACAAATCTTGCTGGTCAAGATGATTCAAGTCTTCGAAGAACTAGGCTTTGTGACG